From the Burkholderia sp. WP9 genome, the window TCGACATTTGCGGCACTGGCTTTCAATCATGCTCTCGCCGTGGAGCCGGAGGCGGCGGCCCACGCCGAATTCGAGCCGCCCAAACCGGAACTCGCCTACATGGGCCGCTTCTCGGTCGACCTGACCGCGCCGATCTGGGAGTTGGGAAAGACCGCCGATGCCGGTAAGCGTCGGATCATTCCGATCACCGGCGGCAGTTTTCACGGTCCCATGCTGAACGGCGAGATTCTGAATAACGGTGCTGACTGGCAAGTCGTCACTCCCGACGGACTGGCGATTATCGACACCCGATACCTGCTGAAGATGGATGACGGCGAGCTCGTGTATCTGCAGACGAGAGGGTTGCGGTACGGCCCCGCGGATGTGATGGCGGACGTGGCGAAGGGCAAACCCGTGGACCCGGGGAAATATTACTTCCGCCTCTACATGACCTTCGAGACCGCCTCGAAGAAATACGCGTGGCTGAACCGGGCAATGGCCGTTGGCTACGCGATGCGGCTCGGCAACGCCGTGGTCTACGACGCCTACTTGCTGAAGTGAGTGAACGTGGCGGACGGGGGGTCGTAGCGTGCCGCCTCGCGGTTTGGCGGACCGACGGTGAGATGGTCGCGGGAAGCGCGGATGAACGCGGTAACATTGCTGCTTTCCGACGAGCAAAGAGCCGACGCGATGACGAGCAAAGCCCCAAAAATGACGACCCCCGGCACCGCGCGCCCCGCCCGCGCGCCATCGGCGCGGCGCAAGGCGACGCCTGCGCCACGTTTGACCTACGTCATTGGGAGCCTCGACAGAATCCTGCGGCGAAAAATGACGGAGGCGCTGGCGCCTCTCGGCCTGACGCTGGCGCAATTCACCGCGCTTTCCGTGCTCGATGCGCGTGGACAGGCGTCGAATGCCCAGCTTGCGGAATGGTCGTTCATCACGCCGCAGTCCGCCAACGAGGTGATGATTGTCATGTCATCGCGCAACTGGATCACGCGCGAGCCCGATCCGAATCATGGACGCATTGTCGTGCTGCAACTCACTGACGAAGGCCGCGACGTCCTGCGTCGGGGCATGGATATCGTGCGGCTGCTCGAAGAACAGATGCTTGCAGGTATCGATGCTGATAATGCCGCTACTGTGCAAGCCCACCTCGAATTGTTTGTACGTAATCTGCGCAGCTGATTGGCTATTCGGGCGCGAAGGCGGGAGAAGCTGCGCCCGCCGTATGGAATGCGGTCCTGTCAATTCGATAAATGATCCTTCCTATAGGCAACCTCTCAAGCTGCCTTCCTATTTGCACCAGAGCCGATTGGAACATCAACGGTACTGGCAATAAAAACACTTCTGAAAATCGGGCACCCCGAGACGATCTATACGGTGGTATCGTCAGGTCATGCTTTCTTTCATCTCGCTCCTCACGGGCCCTGTCGACGCGTCATCGCCTGATTGCGCCACTCGCGCGGCGACGTCTCGAACCGCTCCCGAAACGCGCGGCTGAAATGCGACATGTCGTTAAACCCCCACCGTAACGCGACATCGGAAACCCTCAGCACCGCGCAGTGCGGATTTACCAGATCCTCCGCGCAGCGTTCGAGCCGCAGGTTCCACACATATCGCATCAGCGACGTGTTCTCCGCCTCGAAAAGCTTGTTGATGTACCGCGAAGAAATCCCGATCGCCTGCTCGATCAACGTCGGATTCAGATCCGGGTCGCGCAGGTGCTCGAGTAGATGTCGCTTTACGCGCGTCAACGTTAGCGCCTTCATCCTTGATTGCGCGACGTCGTTGCGCCGCAGGTTCCCAAGCGTCATCGCAATCAACGAGATCGCCGTGTCCGACAACTGCAGCATCTCGTCCTCGGAGACATGGCGGATCTGCGACGACATCTGCTCGAGGAAACCGCGCATCACGCTGCCGACGCCCTGCGCCGTTGGAATTGGACTCGCGGTGCGGTGCTCCATGCCGACGACGAGCTGATTCAAAGTCGTGCGCGGAATGCTGACGACGATCTCGCGCCACGGCTGGCCGAACTGCAGGTGGTGCGGCCGTGTCGCGTCGTAGATCGCAAAATCCCCGGGACGCAGCGTGACGATCTTGCCGTCCTGCTCGACCGATTGACTGCCCTCAAGCATCAATACCGCAAAATACTTATCCTCATACTCGCTCCGCGCTTGGCGATAACGCCGGATCACTGCCTGCTCGCTTGCGTGGATTTCTGAGATCCGCATCTTTTCGCACTTGCGTTGCCGTACCCGCCCGAAGAAATCAGCCTTCTGCACGTCCGCTATCTGCACGTCCGCGAACAAACGCAGAATCATTTCGCGCCAAAACTCGATGCGCTGGTTGACCGAGCCGTCGGTCGCCACCTCGATCGCCGAATTCGTCCATTCGGCCGGCGGGTGATCGGACTCGAAGCCGGAAAAATCTCCGCTCGTGGCGTGAGGAAAAAGTTGCGTCGTCATTGTCATGTCCCAAATGGATTGCGAACGAGCAGCCAGTACCCTGCACGGGAAAAAAAGCGTTGTCCAATCGACTCTACCGCTTGCACCGCGAGACCTGTCGGACAGACTCGCGGCGCAGCGGCAGCGCGCTACCGTTCCGGGCAAGTCATGCGAATATCGTCTGACGCCAGGCGGATGATTGTTCATAAGCATACGCGCAGCGGTAGATCGTGGCCTCGTCGAAGCGGCGGCCGACCAGTTGCAGCCCGATCGGCAGATCCTCCGCTACCCCGCACGGGAGCGACATTGCGGGATGCCCGGACACGTCGAACGGTGCGGTGTTCGCGAGCATCTCGAACGCGCGCGTCAGCGATTCCGACATGGTGCAACCGGGGTCCGGCAGCTTCGATGCGCGCATCGGCACCGTCGGCATTAACAAAAGATCATACGATTGAAGCGCCGAGTCGTAATCCGCCCGCAGCCGCCGCGCGAGGTTCTGGCTTTTCGCGTAGTAGCGACCACGATACCGGCTAGTGAAGTATTCGCCGAGCAGCATCGTCACCTTCACGGTGTCTGGCAGTTCGTCGGCGCGCTCGCGCCAACCCGCGTGATGATCGATCATCCCGGTCACGTACAGACCGCCCCAGTTGAAGCCGTGGCTGTTGCCCTTCATCATCTGCTGCGTCGCGCCCTCGGCTGCGATCGGCAGCCAGATCGCGGTACCGGCTGCATGCAGGGGTACCGACACCTCGTCGACGCTCGCGCCGAGCTTGCGTAGCCGATGCGCGGCGACGAGCACCGCCTCATCGACGACCGATTCCGAGTTCGCGAGCCCGAAGCCTTCGCGCAGGATCCCGATCCGCAACCCTGCTATGCCGTCGCGAATCGCGCCAAGAAAGTCGGCGCGCGGCGGCAGCGCGCGTTGGCGCGGATCGAGCCCGTCGTCGCCGGCGATCACGTCGAGCAGCAACGCGTTATCGTACACACCGTTCGTCAACGGTCCGAGGTGATCGACGGTCGCCTCGATCGGCATCGCGCCGGTGTATGGCACGAGCCCGTGCGTCGGCTTCATCCCGTAGACACCGCAATACGCGGACGGAATCCGCACCGAGCCACCCTGATCGCTGCCCAGCGCCATATCGACCTCGCCGCTCGCGACGAGTGCACCGCTGCCGGACGACGAGCCGCCCGTTGAATGTCCTGGCTTGCGCGGATTCTGCACCGGCCCGGACGCACTCGTATGCGAGCCACCGGAAAAGCAGTAGTACTCGCAGGTGGACTTGCCGGCAATCGTTGCGCCGGCATCGAGCATGCGTGTGACGACAGTCGCGTCGACGTCCGGCACGTAGCCCTCGAACGTGCTCGCGCCGTTACGCATAGGCACGCCGGCCACGCAGATGTTGTCCTTCACGGCGACCGTCTTGCCGCTTAGCTTGCCGTCGGGCGCACCGCGAATCGTGCTCTTGCGCGCCCATGCGCCGTAGCGATTCTCGTCACCTTCCGGGCGATAGCCGGGCGTGCGCGGGTAAGTCACAAGCGGCAGATAGTCCGGCAGTGCGTCGATCGTATCGTATGCGTCGAAGTTCGCCTGCAGCGCTTCGTCGTAGTCGGCGAGTTGCCGTTGGTCGACATGAAAGCCGAAACCGGCTGCGATGCCGGCGAGTTGTTCACGGGTCGGGCGCTTGATCGCCATCGATTTTCTCCAGTTCGGTAAGACGGCGCCGCACACGCGGCGCGCGGATCATTCAGCGGGCGGCGTCGCGCATCATCCCGGTTTGCGGGTGGCAGTTCACGTACTCGTACACCTGATGTTTCGCGTCGAATACGGACACCTCGTGGTACAGCCGCAGCTTCGACAACCCGGCGACAACGCGGAAGAACGTGACGAAGATCCGCAGATGCGTAGGGTGCGACTCGGCCCAGCGTTCGAGCCGCTCGAGCGAGCGCCAGTGACCGATGTTGTAGCTCTCGTCGAGCAGGTTGCCGTCCAGATCGATCGACTGCACGTAGCGGTTGCTGTAGCAGCCGGCGGCGGCGCCGTTGTCGCGCAGGAAGTCCATGCCCGCGCGCAACGTCGGTTCGATCTCGTCGAGATAGAGACGACGCTCGTCGCTTTCGGCCGCGCGCCAGTCCTGCCCGGATCGGATCAGCGCGATGTTGTCATGCGCGTGCACCACGACGCGGCCGCCTTTCGACGGATCGCCATGCACGATCCTCAACTCGCCGTCCGCCTGCATCCAGTCGATCTGCGAGATCGGAAAGCGGTCGCGCATCGATCCCCAGTAGCCATGTTCCTCGACCTCGCCGCTGACGCCGTCCATGATCGCGCCGACGCCCGGAAAAGCGTCGGTGAACGCGTACAGCGTTTCGAACTGCTCGGCACGCGGCGCCACGATCTCGCGGAAATAGCCGACTCCGTCGGTGAGACGTTCTTCGGATTCCCACCATTCGGCGATCGCACGCGACGTGACCCAGCGTTGGTACGCAGCCGGGTCGCGCCAATAGCCAACGACGATCAGGTTGTCAAAGCCCTCGTTGTCGGTATGCTGGGTCAGATCGTGATTCGCGGGCCCGTCCACCGCGCCGAAATCGGCGACTATCCGGCGCAGCGCGGCCAGCGCGGCGGCACGCTTGCCGGCGCCGCGATACTGCACACCGAAGTAGCCCATTACGACCTGCTGCAGGTCCTCGGCCGCGCGGGCGACGTACATAGGGAACGGCGGCTGGTAATCGTCGTCGACGCGGCGCGACAATCTACGCGGACAGACCAGGTGTTTGTCGATGGCGGATTCCATGAGTGACCTCGCTATAAAATGAAGGACATGTTGAGAAACAAAAGGTAAGGATAGCGAACAGGTGTGACCCGAACTCGACTTCAGAAGATATGGGCGTAGCGCAGCCCGACAAGGAGGCTGTCCTTCGTCCCGTTACGCACGCTCAGGTCAGTGCCGAGCTGAATCTGCACCTGGTCAGCCTTGGTCACGAACTTCGCCGCGGTCAGCCGCAAGCGCGTCGTGCGCAGCGCGTCGTGGCTGTCGATCCCGTCAACGCTGGTCTCACCGCCCCAAAACTGCGTGACGCCAAGTCCGAGTGACGTGCCCGGATCCGGCATGTAGCGAACCATCGCCTGTGCGCTGTAGCCCATGCGCTGATGCAGCGTCGCACCGCTCGGGCCATACGACGTGTTGTTGCCATACCAGATCGCGTCGCCGACGAGATCGAGCGCCCAGTGCGGCGAGAAGTGCTTCACATATGCAGCCTGGAAGTCGAGCGACCAGCGGTTCGCGCCGAAGTTGAGACTGCGGTTCTGGTCGTAGCTGCCGGTAGGCGCGTACAGATAGACGGTTGCGGCCGCAACGTCCTTCGCGTCGTTCAGGCGAAGCTTGAGCGGCGCAGTCAGGATCACATCGCCGACACCCGTTGTGGTGCCGAGCGCGCTCGCGTTGCCAAAGCCGCTAATGTGACCGAACGGCAGCAGGATCTGCGGATCGATCGTCAGGCGGTCGGTCAGCTGGAACACGTGCAGCAGACGTGCGATACCGACGTTCGACTGCAGGTCGAAGTTCGAGGTCTTGCTGCCGTTCGAATAGACCGCGTTTGTCGTCGAGTAGTTGTAGTACAGCACGCCGATCGTCGCGCCGACCGGGTACTGCTCGTAGTCGCCGGGATCGACCTCGACCGCCCCCGCATAGTGCGATGCAACCAGTATCAGCGAGGCGCCGATCCAGCTCGCGATCCGCTTCAGTTTCGTCCTGTTGCCGTTGTCCATCATTCCCCTCCCCTGGATGAGCAGACACCATCGCACCCGACGTGCGAGGAACGTGCGCCGTTGCCGGGCGCCGGTATCGTGGTGTACTGCGTGGTTTCTATCCAGCGGCGCGTGGGCTGCGCCGCCGATTCGCGACGACCCGGCGGGCCATCGCTCGAGAGAGAGAATAGGAAGGCAAAATCCGCGGTTCTGTCTTCTGACGGAACAAGAAGTTGGCTGGGGCGGGCTTCCGCGCCTGGCGTCACGCGCCAGCAACATAACGGATGCGATTCGCCGTCATTTGCTGCCGATGTAAAGCCGGCGCATAAGCGGGTCAGCCCCGTACACAGCAGGTTTCGCCGCCCACGTCACGATCTGCGGCCGATCACGCGCGCGGATCCGTCCCAGCACAGTTTCCGATCCGCGCGGACAAAGCACCGCGCTTTTTCTCTTCTTACCCTGTTCGTCAGGACGTGACCGGAAATGCCGGCGTCTTCGCCCGGACACGGCGGCGGCATCGACGCCGCGACGGTCAGTTATCCCCTATCCATCACAAGGAGTCCCACCATGAGCGCGAACCCATTCGCGGAAACAACCTCGACGCCCGGCGAACGTGCCCGGGCACTATTCCGGGTCATGAAGGAAAAGAACCTGATCCCGGACGGCTATATCGAGGGCCTGACGGAACTGATGTCGACGACCTGGGATCCGGCCAACGGCGCGCGCATCGTCGCGCGTGCATGGGTTGATCCGACGTTTCGCGAATTACTGCTGAAGGACGGCACGGCCGCGTGCGCGCAGTTCGGCTACACGGGCCCGCAGGGCGAATACATCGTCGCGCTCGAAGATACGCCGACGCTGAAGAACGTGATCGTCTGCAGTCTGTGCTCATGCACGAACTGGCCGGTCCTGGGTCTGCCGCCCGAGTGGTACAAGGGCTTCGAATACCGCGCCCGGCTCGTTCGCGAAGGGCGCACCGTGCTGCACGAACTCGGCACCGATCTACCGGGCGACGTCGTGGTCAAGGTCTGGGACACCACGGCCGAAAGCCGCTATCTGGTGCTGCCGGTGCGCCCGCAAGGCAGCGAGCACATGAGCGAGGCCGAGTTGCAGACGCTTGTCACCAAGGACGTGCTGATCGGCATCGCACTGCCGCGCGTGAGCTGATTCGCGCCGGGCTCTCCCATCGACATTCATTTCGGAGTAAACACATGGACGGCTTTCACGACCTCGGCGGCTTTCAGGGCTTCGGCCGGGTTCCGCATTCGATCAACAGCCTCAGCTACAAGCCGGTTTTCAAGGAAGACTGGGAACATCTCGCGTACAGCCTGATGTTCGTCGGTGTCGATCAGCTGAAAAAATTCAGCGTCGACGAAGTGCGGCACGCGGTCGAGCGGATCGATGTGCGCCAGCACGTCGGCACGCGCTACTACGAGCGCTACGTGATCGCGACGGCGACGCTGCTCGTCGAAACCGGCGTGCTGACGCAAGACGAACTTGACCGCGCGCTCGGCTCGCGGTTCAGACTCGCGAATCCACCGCATTCGCCGGGGCGCGCCGCCCGCGCCGGCTCGACACAGTTTGAAGTCGGCGACCACGTGATCGTCCGCGACGAATACGTGAGCGGACACGTCCGCGCGCCGGGCTACGTGCGCGGAAAAGAAGGTGTCGTGCTGCACCGGACAAGCGAATCGTGGCCGTTCCCGGACACGATCGGCCATGGCGATACTCAAGCCGTGCACCAGCCAACCTATCACGTCGAGTTTCGCGTGAAGGATCTGTGGGGCGATGCGGCGGACGACGGCTACGTGGTTGTCGATCTGTTCGAAGGTTATCTGGAGCGCGCGCCGGCACGCGCCGAGGCCGCCGTCGTGCGGGGCGGGAAACATGCCGATGGTGTGCCCGCATGAACACGCTTGCGTCATTACGCGCGCCGGACGACGCGGCGGCACGGATCCCGGTCACCGTGCTGTCCGGGTTTCTCGGTGCGGGAAAAACGACGCTGCTGAACTACATCCTGCACAATCGCGCGGGGCTGAAGGTCGCGGTGATCGTCAACGACATGAGCGAAGTGAACATCGACGCAGACGACGTGCGGCGTCACGTCGAACTGCATCGCGGCAATGACGAACTCGTCGAGATGAGCAACGGCTGCATCTGCTGCACGCTGCGCGCCGATCTGCTCGAGCAGATCAGCGTGCTCGCGCGGCGGCGCCGCTTCGATTACCTGCTGATCGAATCCAGCGGCGTCTCGGAGCCGATGCCGGTCGCGGAGACGTTCGCGTTTCTCGACCAGCACGGCTTCTGCCTCAGCGAACTCGCGCGACTCGATACGCTCGTCACCGTCGTCAACGGCGAGACGTTCGAGGCGATGCTGGCATCGACGGAGCCGGTCGCAGCCGGCAACGAAAACGGCGCCGAGACGCGCAAGCTCTCGGATCTGCTGATCGAGCAGGTCGAATACGCGAATGTCATCCTGGTCAGTCGGCTCGACCGGATCGGTGCAGCGGGTTTCGACCGGCTGCGTGCGGCGCTCGCGTTGCTGAATCCGTCCGCGCGGATACTGCCGATGGCGAACGGCAACGTCGATCCGTCGGAGGTACTGAATACCCGCCGGTTCAATCTGCCCGCGCTCGTCGAATCGCCGGGCTGGATGCAGCGGATGCAAGCCGACGAGCGGCCCTCGGAATCAGAGTCGTATGGGATCGCGTCATGGGTCTATCGCGAGCGCGCGCCGTTTCATCCGGCGCGTCTCCTCGCCTGGTTACATCGAACGTGGAGCAACGGCCGCCTGCTTCGCTGCAAGGGCTATTTCTGGATCGGGCATTGCCATGTCGATATCGGCATGCTTGTGCAGACCGGCGGCCGCTTTCAGTGGGGCTACGTCGGCCGTTGGTGGCGCTTCGTTCCGCAACCGGACTGGCCGCGCGATGACTATCGCCGTCAGGGCATACTCGACAAGTGGGAGGAGCCGGTCGGCGATTGCCGGCAGGAAATCGTGTTTATCGGACAGGCAATCGACCACGACCGGCTGCGGCGGGAACTCGATGCATGTCTGCTAAGCGTTTCCGAAATCGACGCGGGCCCGCATGAATGGGCGCGTCTGCCGGGTGCCGAGGCGTTCGACGCGCAAGCGCTCGCGGGACAGCTATGACGTTTGGCAACACCGGCCCTTCACGCGGCGCCGCCCTTTCGCGATCCGTACCGATACGAGGACATGTTTCGCACAGTACTTGAACACGCCGAGAAGCAAAAGCGGCTGCGGGCAAAGGGAAGCTGAGTGGGAAACTGAGTGAGCAGCGGACCTGGCGCGTCTTCACCGTAAATTGGCGACAGTCACGCTAAAAAGCGACATGCCAATCGCCAATCCGTTGCTATTCTCGGCCGGCGATCACGCCAGCTCGACAGCCAGCGCGGTGGCCTCACCTCCGCCGATGCAGAGTGACGCGACGCCCCGCTTCGCGCCATGCTTTTTGAGCGCTGCGAGCAGCGTCACGATGATCCGTGCGCCCGATGCGCCAATCGGGTGACCTAAGGCACACGCGCCGCCATGAACATTGACCTTCTCGTGCGGCAAGCCGAGATCACGCATGGCGATCATCGTCACCACGGCGAATGCTTCGTTGATCTCCCACAGGTCGACCTGATCCGGCCTCCAGTCAAGCTTTTCCAGCAATCCCTTGATTGCTCCAACCGGCGCGGTGGTAAAGAGAGACGGCAGCTGAGCAAAGGTGTTATGCGCCCGAATCGTGGCGATGGGACTCAAGCCGCGTTTCTCGGCTTCCGAGCGACGCATCATCACCAACGCAGCGGCGCCGTCCGATATCGAAGACGAATTGGCCGCCGTCACCGTACCGCCGTCCCGGAAGGCCGGCTTCAAGTTCGGTATCTTGTCCGGCTGGGCCTTGCCGGGTTGTTCGTCGACGGCAACCACGGTATCGCCCTTGCGCCCTTTCAGCACGACAGGTGCGATCTCATGGACGAAGCTGCCGTCGGTACTGGCCTTCAATGCCCGCGCCAGCGAGGTCGTGGCAAACGCGTCTTGCTCCTCACGGGTGAACTGATAGGTCTGCGCGCTATCCTCGGCAAATGTACCCATCAGACGGCCCCGATCATAGGCATCCTCCAATCCGTCCAGGAACATATGATCGATGAGCTTGCCATGACCCATGCGATATCCGCTACGCGCTTTGTCCAACAAGTACGGGGCATTGGACATGCTTTCCATGCCGCCCGCCACCATCACACGGTTAGTCCCGGCCAGCAGCAGATCGTGTGCGAACATCGCCGCCTTCATGCCCGAGCCGCACATCTTGTTGACAGTTGTGCATCCCGCCGAATCGGGAATGCCAGCGCCGCGCGAAGCCTGGCGCGCCGGCGCCTGGCCGAGGCCGGCCGGCAGCACGCAACCCATAATCACTTCCTCGACCTGATCAGCCGCGAGGCCGGCACGCTCGATTGCGGCGCGAATGGCGACAGCGCCGAGTTCCGGCGAACTGAGCGATGCGAAATCTCCTTGCAGCGCGGCCATCGGCGTGCGCGCAGCTCCAACTATCACGACAGGATCTTGTGTAGACATTGCTTCTCCGTAAGTGCTCGAGTTCGAGTGCCGGTAGCAACTTCATCAACGCGGCGCCAGCCGCAGAGCGCCGTCCAGACGGATGACTTCGCCGTTCAGCATGGTGTTTTCGCAAATGTGCATGACGAGCGCGGCGTACTCGGATGGGCGGCCCAGCCGCGCAGGGAACGGCACGCTTTGCCCGAGGGAATCCTGAACCGCTTGCGGCATGGCCGTCAGCATGGGCGTCTCGAAGATACCCGGCGCGACGGTGACGACCCGCACCCCGTGCCTGGCGAGTTCGCGCGCAACCGGCAAGGTCAGGCCAACCACGCCGGCTTTGGAGGCGGCGTAGGCTGCCTGGCCGATCTGTCCGTCGAATGCAGCGATAGAAGCCGTATTGACGAGGACGCCCCGTTCGCCGTCGGGCCCAGGCGCTTCTTTCACGATGGCCGCGGCGGCGAGGCGGATCATATTGAAGGTCCCAACCAGGTTGATTCCAATCGCCTTGACGAAGCTGTCGAGGCGGTGCGGTCCCTCCCTGCCAAGCACTTTTTCGCCGGGTGCCACGCCCGCGCAATTGATCAAG encodes:
- a CDS encoding acetyl-CoA C-acetyltransferase, with protein sequence MSTQDPVVIVGAARTPMAALQGDFASLSSPELGAVAIRAAIERAGLAADQVEEVIMGCVLPAGLGQAPARQASRGAGIPDSAGCTTVNKMCGSGMKAAMFAHDLLLAGTNRVMVAGGMESMSNAPYLLDKARSGYRMGHGKLIDHMFLDGLEDAYDRGRLMGTFAEDSAQTYQFTREEQDAFATTSLARALKASTDGSFVHEIAPVVLKGRKGDTVVAVDEQPGKAQPDKIPNLKPAFRDGGTVTAANSSSISDGAAALVMMRRSEAEKRGLSPIATIRAHNTFAQLPSLFTTAPVGAIKGLLEKLDWRPDQVDLWEINEAFAVVTMIAMRDLGLPHEKVNVHGGACALGHPIGASGARIIVTLLAALKKHGAKRGVASLCIGGGEATALAVELA
- a CDS encoding amidase, giving the protein MAIKRPTREQLAGIAAGFGFHVDQRQLADYDEALQANFDAYDTIDALPDYLPLVTYPRTPGYRPEGDENRYGAWARKSTIRGAPDGKLSGKTVAVKDNICVAGVPMRNGASTFEGYVPDVDATVVTRMLDAGATIAGKSTCEYYCFSGGSHTSASGPVQNPRKPGHSTGGSSSGSGALVASGEVDMALGSDQGGSVRIPSAYCGVYGMKPTHGLVPYTGAMPIEATVDHLGPLTNGVYDNALLLDVIAGDDGLDPRQRALPPRADFLGAIRDGIAGLRIGILREGFGLANSESVVDEAVLVAAHRLRKLGASVDEVSVPLHAAGTAIWLPIAAEGATQQMMKGNSHGFNWGGLYVTGMIDHHAGWRERADELPDTVKVTMLLGEYFTSRYRGRYYAKSQNLARRLRADYDSALQSYDLLLMPTVPMRASKLPDPGCTMSESLTRAFEMLANTAPFDVSGHPAMSLPCGVAEDLPIGLQLVGRRFDEATIYRCAYAYEQSSAWRQTIFA
- a CDS encoding DUF3237 domain-containing protein codes for the protein MKNLLRLFLVSTFAALAFNHALAVEPEAAAHAEFEPPKPELAYMGRFSVDLTAPIWELGKTADAGKRRIIPITGGSFHGPMLNGEILNNGADWQVVTPDGLAIIDTRYLLKMDDGELVYLQTRGLRYGPADVMADVAKGKPVDPGKYYFRLYMTFETASKKYAWLNRAMAVGYAMRLGNAVVYDAYLLK
- a CDS encoding GTP-binding protein, which translates into the protein MNTLASLRAPDDAAARIPVTVLSGFLGAGKTTLLNYILHNRAGLKVAVIVNDMSEVNIDADDVRRHVELHRGNDELVEMSNGCICCTLRADLLEQISVLARRRRFDYLLIESSGVSEPMPVAETFAFLDQHGFCLSELARLDTLVTVVNGETFEAMLASTEPVAAGNENGAETRKLSDLLIEQVEYANVILVSRLDRIGAAGFDRLRAALALLNPSARILPMANGNVDPSEVLNTRRFNLPALVESPGWMQRMQADERPSESESYGIASWVYRERAPFHPARLLAWLHRTWSNGRLLRCKGYFWIGHCHVDIGMLVQTGGRFQWGYVGRWWRFVPQPDWPRDDYRRQGILDKWEEPVGDCRQEIVFIGQAIDHDRLRRELDACLLSVSEIDAGPHEWARLPGAEAFDAQALAGQL
- a CDS encoding phenylacetaldoxime dehydratase family protein; translation: MESAIDKHLVCPRRLSRRVDDDYQPPFPMYVARAAEDLQQVVMGYFGVQYRGAGKRAAALAALRRIVADFGAVDGPANHDLTQHTDNEGFDNLIVVGYWRDPAAYQRWVTSRAIAEWWESEERLTDGVGYFREIVAPRAEQFETLYAFTDAFPGVGAIMDGVSGEVEEHGYWGSMRDRFPISQIDWMQADGELRIVHGDPSKGGRVVVHAHDNIALIRSGQDWRAAESDERRLYLDEIEPTLRAGMDFLRDNGAAAGCYSNRYVQSIDLDGNLLDESYNIGHWRSLERLERWAESHPTHLRIFVTFFRVVAGLSKLRLYHEVSVFDAKHQVYEYVNCHPQTGMMRDAAR
- the nthA gene encoding nitrile hydratase subunit alpha, which gives rise to MSANPFAETTSTPGERARALFRVMKEKNLIPDGYIEGLTELMSTTWDPANGARIVARAWVDPTFRELLLKDGTAACAQFGYTGPQGEYIVALEDTPTLKNVIVCSLCSCTNWPVLGLPPEWYKGFEYRARLVREGRTVLHELGTDLPGDVVVKVWDTTAESRYLVLPVRPQGSEHMSEAELQTLVTKDVLIGIALPRVS
- the nthB gene encoding nitrile hydratase subunit beta, producing the protein MDGFHDLGGFQGFGRVPHSINSLSYKPVFKEDWEHLAYSLMFVGVDQLKKFSVDEVRHAVERIDVRQHVGTRYYERYVIATATLLVETGVLTQDELDRALGSRFRLANPPHSPGRAARAGSTQFEVGDHVIVRDEYVSGHVRAPGYVRGKEGVVLHRTSESWPFPDTIGHGDTQAVHQPTYHVEFRVKDLWGDAADDGYVVVDLFEGYLERAPARAEAAVVRGGKHADGVPA
- a CDS encoding MarR family transcriptional regulator, translating into MNAVTLLLSDEQRADAMTSKAPKMTTPGTARPARAPSARRKATPAPRLTYVIGSLDRILRRKMTEALAPLGLTLAQFTALSVLDARGQASNAQLAEWSFITPQSANEVMIVMSSRNWITREPDPNHGRIVVLQLTDEGRDVLRRGMDIVRLLEEQMLAGIDADNAATVQAHLELFVRNLRS
- a CDS encoding 3-hydroxyacyl-CoA dehydrogenase is translated as MQVKDHVFLVTGAGSGLGAAVACQLVTSGAYVVCADINKAAGERVASELGAQARFITTDVTSEADGQAAVDAALESFGHLHGLINCAGVAPGEKVLGREGPHRLDSFVKAIGINLVGTFNMIRLAAAAIVKEAPGPDGERGVLVNTASIAAFDGQIGQAAYAASKAGVVGLTLPVARELARHGVRVVTVAPGIFETPMLTAMPQAVQDSLGQSVPFPARLGRPSEYAALVMHICENTMLNGEVIRLDGALRLAPR
- a CDS encoding transporter; the protein is MMDNGNRTKLKRIASWIGASLILVASHYAGAVEVDPGDYEQYPVGATIGVLYYNYSTTNAVYSNGSKTSNFDLQSNVGIARLLHVFQLTDRLTIDPQILLPFGHISGFGNASALGTTTGVGDVILTAPLKLRLNDAKDVAAATVYLYAPTGSYDQNRSLNFGANRWSLDFQAAYVKHFSPHWALDLVGDAIWYGNNTSYGPSGATLHQRMGYSAQAMVRYMPDPGTSLGLGVTQFWGGETSVDGIDSHDALRTTRLRLTAAKFVTKADQVQIQLGTDLSVRNGTKDSLLVGLRYAHIF
- a CDS encoding helix-turn-helix domain-containing protein, which gives rise to MATDGSVNQRIEFWREMILRLFADVQIADVQKADFFGRVRQRKCEKMRISEIHASEQAVIRRYRQARSEYEDKYFAVLMLEGSQSVEQDGKIVTLRPGDFAIYDATRPHHLQFGQPWREIVVSIPRTTLNQLVVGMEHRTASPIPTAQGVGSVMRGFLEQMSSQIRHVSEDEMLQLSDTAISLIAMTLGNLRRNDVAQSRMKALTLTRVKRHLLEHLRDPDLNPTLIEQAIGISSRYINKLFEAENTSLMRYVWNLRLERCAEDLVNPHCAVLRVSDVALRWGFNDMSHFSRAFRERFETSPREWRNQAMTRRQGP